The following are from one region of the Alicyclobacillus fastidiosus genome:
- a CDS encoding TM2 domain-containing protein produces MSMNLAAKQNMDARQLALLQSEYDGKKKSAAVAWILWLFLGAIGAHRYYMGYIGRGIVMTLTAGGLGIWSLFDAFFIQGGLRKKNQKIEMEIINAINMGAARQPNMYSAGETV; encoded by the coding sequence ATGAGTATGAATCTTGCGGCAAAACAGAACATGGATGCGCGCCAACTGGCGTTGTTGCAGTCCGAATATGACGGTAAAAAGAAGTCAGCTGCCGTCGCGTGGATTCTCTGGCTGTTCCTTGGAGCAATTGGTGCGCATCGGTATTACATGGGATATATCGGGCGAGGCATTGTAATGACACTTACGGCCGGCGGTTTAGGAATCTGGTCACTTTTTGATGCTTTCTTCATCCAGGGCGGTTTACGGAAAAAGAACCAAAAGATCGAAATGGAAATCATAAACGCGATCAATATGGGGGCAGCGCGCCAGCCGAATATGTATTCTGCAGGCGAAACAGTTTAA
- a CDS encoding Hsp20/alpha crystallin family protein produces the protein MANNPMDYLKQLEQMGEQIRQMFGNQDLVKNMMPNMPDFLNTTQPMWNTPHAPGFNSNKGQYPRVDLYETANDLVAVVEVPSLQSANDVSISVDVHRLYINGSINRSYANIPRNQLHLSELHQGVFEREISLPLPVLRDEVRAEYKNGVLNIIMRKDLRGPEQSRGNSVSIDF, from the coding sequence ATGGCCAACAATCCCATGGACTACTTGAAGCAACTGGAACAGATGGGTGAACAAATTCGACAAATGTTTGGTAACCAGGATCTTGTAAAGAACATGATGCCAAACATGCCTGACTTCCTCAATACAACACAGCCGATGTGGAACACACCACATGCCCCCGGCTTCAATTCGAATAAAGGGCAATATCCGCGCGTTGACTTGTATGAAACAGCTAACGATCTCGTCGCGGTCGTCGAAGTTCCAAGCCTACAGTCCGCCAATGATGTGTCTATATCTGTTGATGTGCACAGACTCTATATCAATGGCTCAATAAACAGGAGTTACGCCAATATTCCGCGCAACCAGTTGCATTTATCGGAACTTCATCAAGGCGTCTTTGAACGAGAAATTTCCTTACCTCTTCCCGTTCTTCGGGACGAGGTACGTGCTGAATATAAGAATGGAGTGTTAAATATTATTATGCGAAAAGACTTGCGTGGTCCAGAACAGTCACGTGGAAACTCAGTATCCATTGATTTTTAG
- a CDS encoding VOC family protein yields the protein MAKLTPYFYSEDARAQAQFYVQALGGEIHSQMTYGQAPGTDEALKDKIIHMAFSAAGVNFYIADTMHQTPASNSGFDLSLEFKTDEEAQQAFSNLSEGGQVIMPLEKQFWGSLFGRLEDKYGIKWQVTTEAQG from the coding sequence ATGGCGAAGTTGACACCCTACTTTTATTCTGAGGATGCCAGAGCACAGGCGCAATTTTATGTGCAAGCCCTGGGTGGGGAAATCCACAGCCAGATGACGTATGGACAAGCCCCTGGCACCGATGAAGCTCTCAAGGATAAGATCATTCATATGGCGTTCAGCGCCGCAGGCGTGAACTTCTACATTGCCGATACCATGCACCAGACGCCTGCCAGCAACAGCGGGTTCGATTTATCCCTCGAATTCAAAACCGACGAAGAAGCTCAGCAGGCGTTCTCCAACCTGTCGGAAGGCGGGCAAGTGATCATGCCTCTAGAGAAGCAATTCTGGGGCAGTCTATTCGGCCGCTTGGAGGACAAATACGGCATCAAGTGGCAAGTCACTACCGAGGCACAAGGTTGA
- a CDS encoding MDR family MFS transporter yields MKQTNKILVLIALIIGMIFSELDETVISTAMPTIIRELHDMTLYGWVAGIYMLTMTACMPILGKLSDIFGRKRLYLISIALFMIGSLVSGSAPTMELLLLGRAIQGVGAGGLMPLAMVIFGITFTVEQRVKLQGLFSIMMILPQLVGPMIGGYVVDHMSWHWVFLINLPVSALAALLMFLGLHEEKHRESRSVDYAGALTLVGSILSLLLTPVLIENKGLTWISPLVLALLGVSAVLLVLFILVERQAAEPIIPLRLLRNRNIVVMAVLMFTVMCGIMGAVSSFPYYAQIAMGFSATVSGYFTLMAMVGAIPFSLAFGFLISRMPYRTLFIASLLFPVAGLLLALWIHSDQNFFYPALCFFIMGIGTGTLMAGDTLLIQESTEEADRGVAQSTVQLFQTMGASIGVSVFGSLLAGRLKSGLAAVKDIPPRGNEEFNLNGLNLSDFAPELREKVTGVLTNAFHQQFGLALVFAVAAVVICFFFGKGMLVSEAPSAPSEGTAAEPAPVTVSQGD; encoded by the coding sequence ATGAAACAAACCAACAAGATTTTGGTCTTAATCGCCCTCATCATTGGCATGATCTTTTCGGAGCTGGATGAGACAGTGATTTCGACGGCAATGCCTACCATCATCCGCGAACTGCACGACATGACGCTGTACGGCTGGGTAGCCGGTATCTACATGCTGACCATGACCGCCTGCATGCCCATCTTGGGCAAGCTGTCCGACATCTTCGGACGCAAGCGGCTTTATCTAATCAGTATCGCTCTCTTTATGATCGGCTCCCTTGTGAGCGGCTCTGCCCCTACGATGGAGCTACTGCTTCTAGGCCGCGCCATCCAAGGGGTCGGAGCAGGCGGTCTGATGCCGCTGGCGATGGTTATTTTCGGAATAACTTTTACGGTAGAGCAGCGTGTCAAGCTGCAGGGGCTGTTCAGCATCATGATGATTCTGCCTCAGCTAGTCGGTCCGATGATCGGCGGCTATGTGGTGGATCATATGAGTTGGCACTGGGTGTTCCTGATCAATCTTCCCGTCAGCGCGCTGGCTGCCCTTCTAATGTTCCTGGGACTGCATGAAGAGAAACATCGTGAATCGCGCTCAGTGGATTACGCGGGAGCACTGACTCTGGTGGGGTCCATCCTGTCCCTGTTGCTGACTCCTGTGCTGATCGAAAACAAGGGCCTGACATGGATCTCTCCGCTGGTTCTGGCGCTGCTCGGAGTTTCCGCCGTCCTGCTGGTTCTGTTCATACTCGTCGAACGCCAGGCCGCGGAGCCCATCATTCCCCTGCGCCTCTTACGGAACCGCAACATCGTCGTCATGGCCGTTCTGATGTTCACGGTTATGTGCGGCATAATGGGGGCTGTGTCCTCCTTCCCATATTACGCCCAGATCGCCATGGGCTTCTCGGCAACGGTATCCGGCTACTTCACGCTGATGGCCATGGTTGGCGCCATCCCGTTCAGCCTAGCGTTTGGGTTCCTAATTTCCCGCATGCCGTATCGTACGCTGTTCATCGCTTCGCTCCTGTTCCCGGTTGCGGGATTACTGCTGGCACTCTGGATCCATTCGGACCAAAACTTCTTCTATCCCGCCCTCTGCTTCTTCATCATGGGCATCGGCACAGGTACCTTGATGGCCGGGGATACCCTGCTCATTCAGGAATCCACGGAAGAAGCGGACCGGGGCGTTGCGCAATCCACCGTGCAGTTGTTTCAAACCATGGGCGCTAGCATTGGCGTGAGCGTCTTTGGAAGTCTGCTTGCCGGGCGCCTGAAGAGCGGCTTGGCTGCCGTGAAGGACATTCCTCCCCGTGGCAACGAAGAGTTCAATCTAAACGGTCTGAATCTGTCGGACTTCGCGCCTGAGCTTAGGGAAAAGGTGACGGGCGTCCTGACGAACGCCTTTCATCAACAGTTCGGACTGGCTCTTGTCTTCGCCGTCGCCGCCGTCGTCATCTGCTTTTTCTTCGGTAAGGGCATGCTTGTTTCGGAGGCTCCGTCCGCTCCATCCGAAGGCACAGCCGCTGAGCCTGCTCCCGTAACCGTTTCGCAGGGTGATTAA
- a CDS encoding sugar ABC transporter permease, with amino-acid sequence MGRNSSVVMDDTHPVAVAPSTRVKKSRSSWRHVPWWMMLPSFILIICLYYYPSVSTLVYSFFNWNGFSKPSFAGLSNYATYLSARTTPLEWLHQGIMTVGMVLVALVVPLAAAVAVNGIQNRRLSYIVKVLLVLPMAVPFIVNLSIWAFIFNPYLGPINKILQFLGLGALENGWLSAPHVAIYALIGVGFPWVAGLPFLIYLAGLQGVSHELYDAFAIDSSSSWKRFLNVDLPALRGQIKLVVILSVIGSMQNFIMILLLTNGGPGYATQVPGLSMYTAAFNNDEYGLGAAIGTVLFVVIAVITLVYMIMDRRRGDEK; translated from the coding sequence TTGGGGAGAAACAGCAGTGTTGTGATGGACGATACGCACCCTGTCGCCGTGGCCCCATCGACACGAGTGAAGAAATCGCGGAGCAGTTGGCGACACGTGCCATGGTGGATGATGTTGCCGTCGTTCATCCTGATCATCTGTCTATATTACTATCCCAGTGTGAGTACACTAGTCTATTCCTTTTTCAACTGGAACGGATTCAGCAAACCCAGTTTTGCAGGCTTGTCAAATTACGCTACCTATCTCAGCGCCCGTACGACGCCGTTAGAGTGGCTACATCAAGGAATTATGACGGTCGGGATGGTGCTGGTCGCACTTGTCGTCCCTCTCGCTGCGGCCGTGGCGGTGAACGGCATCCAAAACCGAAGATTGTCCTATATCGTCAAGGTGCTGCTGGTGTTGCCGATGGCCGTGCCATTTATCGTCAACCTGTCCATTTGGGCGTTTATCTTTAATCCATACCTCGGGCCCATCAACAAAATTCTTCAGTTTCTTGGACTCGGCGCGCTCGAGAATGGGTGGTTGAGCGCTCCACATGTCGCCATTTATGCGCTCATTGGGGTTGGCTTTCCTTGGGTGGCCGGGCTTCCGTTTTTGATTTATCTAGCCGGATTACAGGGGGTGAGCCACGAACTCTACGATGCGTTTGCTATCGACAGCAGCAGTTCGTGGAAACGATTTCTAAATGTCGATCTCCCTGCCCTACGCGGTCAAATTAAGCTGGTGGTTATCTTGTCGGTCATCGGATCGATGCAGAACTTCATTATGATACTCCTGTTGACGAACGGCGGACCGGGTTACGCCACCCAGGTGCCTGGACTATCCATGTATACAGCAGCATTCAACAATGATGAATACGGGCTTGGAGCTGCGATTGGCACGGTGTTGTTCGTCGTGATCGCGGTCATCACACTGGTTTACATGATCATGGACAGGAGGCGGGGAGATGAAAAATAG
- a CDS encoding AraC family transcriptional regulator produces the protein MDDQARIRIPVGRLCQLTPTVNFANRMQTVPGQTWGPRIIPDCQLLYVVTGSAVLHLGCDTLFLSAGDCVFYGSANPHKIVSSEADPFSFTSIHYSWQSDSLTAVHPVTGIRDCHGDELLAVPSSYAIDVDDYGEVEFPHYCSIPHLEEQFMRIVDEYRSPSMEHGMMLRALLIQLLLSIIRHHIQHVRQQDGKHRVAPALDAIRQSPQKHWSVHQLATLCGYHPTYFAALFRDVMGRSPKQYQMLERIQRAKEMLLITDTTQEAAEALGYSSVHYFCRNFKTVTGITPGQFKRQSREV, from the coding sequence ATGGACGATCAAGCGCGCATTCGGATACCTGTCGGACGGCTTTGTCAACTCACCCCCACCGTTAACTTCGCCAATCGAATGCAGACGGTCCCTGGTCAAACATGGGGACCACGAATCATTCCCGACTGTCAGTTGCTGTACGTCGTTACGGGAAGTGCCGTTCTCCACCTCGGATGCGACACACTGTTCCTCAGCGCCGGAGACTGTGTTTTTTACGGCTCCGCGAATCCACACAAAATTGTGTCATCTGAGGCCGATCCTTTCTCGTTTACAAGCATCCATTACAGTTGGCAAAGTGACTCCTTAACCGCAGTGCACCCAGTGACAGGCATTCGAGATTGCCACGGAGACGAGCTTTTAGCAGTCCCTTCAAGCTATGCAATCGATGTAGACGATTATGGAGAGGTAGAGTTTCCGCACTATTGCAGCATTCCACACCTAGAAGAGCAATTCATGCGTATCGTGGACGAATATCGCAGCCCATCGATGGAGCATGGGATGATGCTTCGCGCGCTCCTGATCCAATTGCTGCTGAGCATCATCCGCCACCACATCCAGCACGTGAGACAACAGGATGGGAAGCATCGAGTTGCTCCTGCGTTAGATGCTATCCGGCAATCGCCACAGAAACATTGGTCGGTTCATCAACTGGCGACACTCTGCGGCTACCACCCGACCTACTTTGCAGCACTGTTTAGAGACGTGATGGGTCGTTCGCCAAAGCAGTATCAAATGCTCGAACGGATCCAGAGAGCAAAGGAAATGCTTCTCATCACAGACACGACACAAGAAGCTGCCGAGGCGCTGGGCTATTCTAGCGTCCATTACTTTTGCCGAAATTTTAAGACTGTGACGGGTATCACGCCGGGCCAGTTTAAAAGGCAAAGCAGAGAGGTATGA
- a CDS encoding carbohydrate ABC transporter permease, whose translation MKNRRWKAGGRIAFLVIVLIPTYYPLFIMVENSLKSTTNYVKDPLGWPSQLIWHNYAAAWSGVHQYFWNTLYVGIISVLIGLIAAAMSAYVFARYKFPGKEIFFALYLGLLMIPGVLTLIGQFLEIKNFGLINTRWSLILPYAAGLQALGVFILRTFFSSIPEDLFEAARVDGASHAYMFLRIAVPLAIPSLGTVSILGILNVWGDYLWPTLALSTSSKYTISAGIMQYAGSFTTLVPQGNIFAAYVIAAVPVIILIGLTMRYYLSGILGGSLKL comes from the coding sequence ATGAAAAATAGGAGATGGAAGGCAGGGGGACGCATCGCATTCCTTGTTATCGTGCTGATCCCAACTTATTACCCGCTGTTTATCATGGTCGAGAATTCCCTAAAAAGCACCACCAATTATGTGAAAGATCCCTTGGGTTGGCCGTCGCAATTGATTTGGCATAACTATGCAGCGGCTTGGAGTGGAGTTCATCAGTATTTCTGGAACACGCTCTACGTCGGGATCATTTCCGTGCTCATCGGTCTTATTGCCGCTGCGATGAGTGCGTATGTATTTGCCCGCTACAAATTTCCGGGAAAGGAGATCTTCTTTGCCCTATATCTCGGCTTGCTGATGATTCCTGGGGTCTTGACACTGATTGGACAATTCTTGGAGATCAAGAACTTCGGGTTGATCAACACGAGGTGGTCGTTGATATTGCCGTATGCTGCTGGCTTGCAAGCGCTAGGCGTCTTTATCTTGCGAACCTTTTTTTCCTCCATTCCGGAGGATCTGTTTGAAGCTGCTCGTGTCGACGGAGCTAGCCACGCCTACATGTTTTTACGCATCGCCGTCCCATTGGCGATTCCCAGCCTAGGAACGGTGTCGATTCTGGGGATCCTCAACGTCTGGGGCGACTACCTCTGGCCAACCCTTGCTCTTAGTACCTCGAGCAAATACACGATCTCCGCCGGCATTATGCAATATGCTGGAAGTTTCACCACGCTGGTCCCACAGGGCAATATCTTCGCCGCGTATGTGATTGCCGCGGTGCCCGTGATCATCTTAATTGGGCTCACAATGCGTTATTATCTTTCGGGCATACTTGGTGGCTCACTGAAGTTGTGA
- a CDS encoding extracellular solute-binding protein yields the protein MRSLRRWKWISVCLCGVVLTAGGCAAPANEQANQSAAAKTDTGSNATSDGGVGASGGSSSKIVITMDAQGYTPIQPTEDNPHPSTQLGTLAKQYEKLHPNVSIHFLPVAMTGVLGSPGGLVAKANAGEAPDIVWAQENQVNSGAYPAGLFVNLKPYLEQPNPYIPGNQHWIDAFDPAIIRDVTAPNGDIYVDSAELVGAAVFYNKQVFKAAGIKTPPRNFTQLLQDSKRLRAKGYWPFGLALGPGEQDSAPSWFERYVMTSFFQSDLQAFDVDHNRFETGSLDYAVGVKKGLFTMKDPRYAEAFKLLKQFSAYWEPNSVDYTSGPNGQNLASTWLMTPFIDNKLAMVFLTSGAFSQLKQLGWTDKQYGVIPFPNITKAATPYAGNTDISYVVNAPTADWQYYVSTEKADHTMTPTKEKVVVDWLKYITTPAHSEEVINQRGTTVPTMIGTKAVTASLKTAIQPPDTLKPPVIVDGILDNTLTPTAANQGYKILTGYLTNQLTFSQFSDQWDQLIEQQTDAWAAQNHVDLSKYLT from the coding sequence ATGCGAAGTCTTAGGCGATGGAAGTGGATTTCTGTCTGTCTATGCGGGGTGGTTCTTACGGCAGGAGGGTGTGCTGCCCCTGCGAATGAGCAAGCGAACCAGAGCGCGGCCGCAAAGACGGATACCGGAAGCAACGCTACAAGTGATGGCGGTGTTGGTGCTAGCGGTGGCAGTAGTAGCAAGATCGTGATCACGATGGATGCACAAGGCTACACGCCGATTCAACCAACGGAGGACAATCCACATCCGAGTACACAATTAGGGACATTGGCAAAGCAATACGAAAAGCTTCACCCAAACGTGAGTATTCATTTTTTACCCGTGGCCATGACAGGCGTCTTGGGTTCGCCCGGTGGCCTAGTCGCCAAGGCGAACGCAGGTGAAGCGCCAGACATCGTCTGGGCGCAAGAGAACCAGGTAAATAGTGGCGCATATCCTGCGGGGCTATTTGTCAACTTGAAGCCCTATCTCGAACAACCGAACCCATACATTCCGGGTAATCAGCATTGGATAGACGCTTTCGATCCCGCTATTATCCGCGACGTGACCGCTCCGAACGGCGATATTTACGTGGACTCTGCAGAGCTCGTGGGGGCTGCTGTGTTTTACAACAAACAGGTGTTCAAAGCCGCAGGTATTAAAACCCCTCCTCGCAACTTCACACAGCTTCTTCAGGATTCAAAACGCTTGCGTGCGAAGGGGTATTGGCCGTTTGGCCTAGCCCTCGGACCAGGTGAACAGGATTCCGCACCTAGTTGGTTTGAACGCTATGTCATGACGTCGTTTTTTCAGTCGGACTTGCAGGCATTCGATGTGGATCACAACCGGTTTGAGACCGGGAGCCTCGATTACGCAGTAGGCGTCAAAAAGGGACTCTTCACGATGAAGGATCCGCGATACGCGGAAGCATTTAAACTTCTGAAACAGTTCTCCGCTTATTGGGAACCGAACTCGGTCGATTACACAAGTGGTCCAAACGGGCAAAACCTCGCATCTACTTGGCTCATGACGCCTTTTATCGACAATAAGCTGGCCATGGTATTTCTGACGAGCGGTGCGTTTTCACAGTTGAAACAGCTCGGCTGGACGGACAAACAGTACGGTGTGATCCCGTTTCCAAATATCACGAAAGCGGCGACTCCTTATGCGGGAAACACCGACATCAGCTATGTGGTGAATGCGCCGACGGCGGATTGGCAGTACTACGTGTCAACAGAGAAAGCCGATCACACGATGACACCCACCAAGGAGAAGGTAGTCGTCGACTGGTTGAAATACATCACAACGCCGGCACACAGCGAAGAAGTGATCAATCAACGTGGTACGACCGTACCGACCATGATCGGTACCAAAGCGGTGACGGCTAGCCTGAAAACCGCTATTCAGCCCCCCGACACCCTAAAACCCCCGGTTATCGTCGACGGAATTCTCGACAACACGTTGACGCCGACCGCGGCTAACCAGGGATACAAAATCCTCACTGGGTATTTAACCAATCAGTTGACGTTTTCGCAATTCTCAGACCAATGGGACCAACTAATCGAGCAACAGACGGATGCGTGGGCCGCACAGAATCACGTGGACTTGTCCAAGTATCTGACGTAG
- a CDS encoding TetR/AcrR family transcriptional regulator C-terminal domain-containing protein has protein sequence MKKQPQISEDKIFEASWELLGEDGIEKFSMRRLADRLGIQAPSLYWYFKSKQHLYQRLANQVSKVILDEFHSEGDWKEQLEGLAVTLRSVLCRYPCSTQLMMLTLPLEPDIIRFTNRMLLCVESTPLEQEQKLQAILTLQNYVLGFILDDYQDQLNASAILNEQGVLPVGELNRLLDSMSETEAGLFRRTYKNGLFELMGTDGAFEFGLKLILLGIEQVIKEQEQ, from the coding sequence ATGAAAAAGCAGCCTCAGATTTCGGAGGATAAGATTTTTGAAGCCTCGTGGGAGCTTCTTGGGGAGGATGGCATCGAGAAATTCAGCATGCGGCGATTGGCCGACCGGCTGGGGATCCAGGCTCCCTCTCTGTACTGGTACTTCAAGAGCAAGCAGCATCTCTACCAGCGTCTGGCCAACCAGGTATCGAAAGTGATCCTGGACGAGTTCCACTCCGAGGGGGACTGGAAGGAGCAACTGGAGGGGCTTGCGGTAACGCTGCGGAGTGTGCTCTGCCGATATCCCTGCTCCACGCAGCTTATGATGCTGACGCTGCCCCTCGAGCCGGACATCATCCGGTTCACCAACCGTATGCTTCTTTGCGTCGAATCGACGCCACTTGAGCAAGAGCAGAAATTACAAGCGATTCTTACGCTTCAGAACTATGTCTTGGGCTTCATTCTGGACGATTATCAGGATCAGCTTAATGCCTCAGCGATACTTAACGAGCAGGGAGTGCTTCCGGTCGGCGAGCTGAATCGCCTTTTGGATTCCATGAGCGAGACGGAAGCGGGATTGTTCCGGAGGACGTATAAGAACGGGCTGTTCGAGCTGATGGGGACCGATGGGGCGTTTGAGTTCGGTTTGAAGCTGATTCTGTTGGGGATTGAACAGGTGATAAAGGAGCAGGAGCAGTAG
- a CDS encoding GNAT family N-acetyltransferase encodes MEIKLDDLSGREVAELIREHLQSMALHSPPESIHALGLESLRQPDITFWSAWEGDELAGCGALKELDEQHGEIKSMRTSSSHLRRGVAKRVLQYIIEEARRRGYRRLSLETGSMVAFEPARRLYASFGFAYCDPFSDYVEDSNSVFMTIEL; translated from the coding sequence GTGGAGATCAAATTAGATGATTTAAGTGGGCGTGAAGTGGCGGAACTGATCAGGGAGCATCTTCAGAGTATGGCGCTACACTCCCCACCGGAAAGTATCCACGCACTGGGGCTCGAGTCATTGCGGCAACCAGACATTACATTTTGGAGCGCGTGGGAGGGAGACGAATTAGCTGGCTGCGGGGCATTGAAAGAACTCGACGAGCAGCACGGCGAGATCAAATCCATGCGAACCTCTTCATCCCATTTGCGAAGGGGTGTGGCGAAGCGCGTCCTTCAGTACATCATCGAGGAAGCTAGACGACGTGGGTACCGGCGGTTGAGTTTGGAGACCGGATCGATGGTTGCGTTTGAGCCAGCGAGGCGATTATATGCGAGCTTTGGGTTTGCGTATTGTGATCCGTTTTCGGATTACGTTGAGGATTCAAATAGTGTCTTTATGACGATAGAGTTGTGA
- a CDS encoding phytanoyl-CoA dioxygenase family protein, producing MLTKRQLETFEKNGFLKGEVVLSDEEVDVLRKDLDLVMEGKSVKKPVLNRNMLEEHGHGLAMTKKPTVIQIVNMWMTSDAYFRHAANPTICEEVAQLCQTKALRIWHDQVQYKPPQIGGPGNWHQDHPAWPIIQPADLVSAWVALDDATIENGCMWMVPGSHKWGNQSPYIADSEDFKAMHNDPRQLPEGARVECVPFEIKKGQVGYHHCLTWHGSGPNRSPRKRRAIAVHYMPEHIRFEPSGHHPMEDYIHVSAGERLTGDSFPLVYEKRN from the coding sequence ATGCTGACGAAACGACAACTGGAAACGTTCGAGAAAAACGGGTTTTTAAAAGGTGAAGTTGTTTTAAGCGATGAGGAAGTAGACGTACTCCGTAAGGATTTGGATCTGGTCATGGAAGGAAAGTCGGTGAAAAAGCCGGTATTGAATCGCAACATGCTTGAAGAACACGGACATGGGCTGGCTATGACCAAAAAACCCACGGTCATTCAAATCGTCAATATGTGGATGACCAGCGACGCATATTTTCGCCATGCAGCCAATCCGACGATCTGTGAAGAAGTCGCACAGCTTTGTCAAACAAAGGCCTTGAGGATATGGCATGACCAAGTGCAATATAAGCCTCCTCAAATCGGGGGGCCGGGAAACTGGCATCAGGACCATCCGGCGTGGCCCATCATTCAACCAGCGGATCTTGTGAGCGCATGGGTGGCACTGGACGACGCTACAATTGAAAACGGTTGCATGTGGATGGTGCCGGGGAGTCATAAGTGGGGAAATCAAAGTCCATACATCGCGGATTCAGAAGACTTTAAAGCAATGCACAACGACCCAAGACAATTACCAGAAGGTGCTAGAGTTGAATGTGTTCCATTTGAAATTAAGAAAGGCCAGGTTGGCTACCATCATTGCCTTACCTGGCATGGCAGCGGACCCAACCGCAGCCCAAGGAAACGCCGCGCCATCGCCGTGCATTACATGCCGGAACACATCCGTTTTGAGCCGAGCGGACATCATCCCATGGAAGACTATATTCACGTTTCAGCAGGCGAACGTTTAACGGGTGACAGTTTCCCGCTCGTGTACGAGAAGAGAAATTGA